The sequence ACTGGGCGATAAGCGGGCTATTCTGCTGGTGCAACTGTCGCCCAACTTTGCCTATAACCACGAGCGGCTGGCCCATTTCCTGAGCCTGCTACCCGACTGGATGCCGACGGCTGTGGAGTTTCGGCACCCGAGCTGGCATCAGGAGGCCGTCTATACCCTGCTCGAACAGCACCAGGTCGCTTACTGCGTGATGAGCGGGGCGGGCCTGCCGTGCATCCTGCGCGCAACGGCGCCGTTTGTCTATGTACGCCTACACGGGCCCGAGGGGCACACGCTCTACGGTGGCTCGTATTCCGACGATGACCTGCGCTGGTGGGCCGACCGCATCCGCGAATGGACCGAGCAGCAACGCGACGTGTACGTTTATTTCAACAACGACATCGGCGGCCACGCCGTCAGGAACGCGCTGAGATTACGGGAGTTGGTAAGTGAGTAGTGCAGCGCCTTGTAACGAACCGGACAATCAGACTACCTTGCGCTTGTAACTGGTGGCGCTCATGGCTGATAGGATGCTGAATTTTTACATACATGCTTTTTCAAACCTGAACGTAGGCGGCGGAAAGTTGAATGAGAAAGCCCCACATAAGCCTATACTGCTGCTGACGGTTGTTCAGGCTTACGAAACAGGGCTGCTGACGGATAACCAGATACCGATTACGCCTGAGCTAACTAGCTTGTTTAAGTCGAACTGGAACCGGATCGTGACAAGCGGGCACACATTAGGCTTTGCGTTGCCGTTTTTCCACCTGAAAAATGAGAAAGGCAGTTGGTGGGAACTGGTCGCGAATCCGGGTTGCGAACTGTGGGTACAATATGGCCGACTTACGTCTTTTGGCAATCTAAGCGTGGCAGTTGCTCAGGCGCAGATTGATCCCAATCTGGCTCAACTCCTGATGGATGAAACTACGCGACAGGTCCTGCGAGGTACGTTGCTGGATACTTATTTTCCCGGTCAGTCGGTCGTGCACATGGCTTTGCCTGCTGAAGAAATAGACGGATTGACACGCGAGATGGTTGACGAATCGCCGACCGAATACCGCGCCCGGCTAAAAGACTTAAAAACGCGGCTCGATCCCGAAACGTACCAGATCGAAATCTATACCCGCGACACCGTTTTTCGGCGCGAGGTTGTCCGGCTTTACGACGACACCTGCTGCGTGACAGGCGTGCGTGTCTCGGCCCCGTACTCGTTCTCGATGGTCGACGCCTGCCATATCATGCCATTTGCAAAAACGTTCAATAATCATCCGACCAACGGCATTGCGCTCTGCCCGAATCTGCACCGGGCGTTTGACAAGGGAGCTATTTCGGTCGATGAGCACTACCGGGTGATCGTATCAGATACGTTCGTAGAAAACGAAAGCAGTCTGTACAGCTTGAAATCATTGGCCGGTACGTCGATCA comes from Fibrella aestuarina BUZ 2 and encodes:
- a CDS encoding DUF72 domain-containing protein is translated as MSSHIGTSGWSYDHWQGVLYPPGTSVAKRLGYYLAQFDTVELNSSFYRWPKPSAFAGWREKLPATFRLCVKAPRWLTHYGNLTNPERWLDRINEGWHELGDKRAILLVQLSPNFAYNHERLAHFLSLLPDWMPTAVEFRHPSWHQEAVYTLLEQHQVAYCVMSGAGLPCILRATAPFVYVRLHGPEGHTLYGGSYSDDDLRWWADRIREWTEQQRDVYVYFNNDIGGHAVRNALRLRELVSE
- a CDS encoding HNH endonuclease, which produces MADRMLNFYIHAFSNLNVGGGKLNEKAPHKPILLLTVVQAYETGLLTDNQIPITPELTSLFKSNWNRIVTSGHTLGFALPFFHLKNEKGSWWELVANPGCELWVQYGRLTSFGNLSVAVAQAQIDPNLAQLLMDETTRQVLRGTLLDTYFPGQSVVHMALPAEEIDGLTREMVDESPTEYRARLKDLKTRLDPETYQIEIYTRDTVFRREVVRLYDDTCCVTGVRVSAPYSFSMVDACHIMPFAKTFNNHPTNGIALCPNLHRAFDKGAISVDEHYRVIVSDTFVENESSLYSLKSLAGTSINLPGDARYQPDLAAFAWHRTHVFRS